In Planctomycetota bacterium, a single genomic region encodes these proteins:
- a CDS encoding deoxyribonuclease IV, producing the protein MFGSHLSIAGGMHHAVEAAEALGLDTVQVFTKNQQQWKCKPLEAKAVSTWRAAIERAGFTKTVSHDSYLINLASPDAALRKKSADLFVEEIRRCDTLGIPYLVSHPGAHMGAGESAGIKRFVKTLDAVLNRTKKCVGVTVCLEATAGQGSSLGHRLEHLAEMLTTSKFPERLGVCLDTAHLFAAGYDFRGKKFPTFWKHLGETIGHDAIKVMHLNDSKKALGSRVDRHEHIGLGEIGDDGFTPWLKKRALKKVPKILETAKGETDDRESWDAVNLRRLKSLA; encoded by the coding sequence ATGTTCGGCTCCCACCTCTCCATCGCTGGCGGAATGCATCATGCCGTCGAGGCTGCCGAAGCGCTAGGCCTCGACACGGTTCAGGTGTTTACGAAGAACCAGCAGCAGTGGAAATGCAAGCCGCTCGAGGCTAAGGCGGTGTCGACTTGGCGGGCGGCAATTGAGCGGGCGGGGTTCACCAAGACGGTGTCGCACGACTCGTACCTGATCAATCTGGCCAGCCCCGATGCGGCGCTGCGGAAGAAGTCGGCGGACCTGTTCGTCGAGGAGATCCGCCGGTGCGACACGCTCGGGATTCCGTATCTCGTGAGCCACCCCGGTGCCCACATGGGCGCGGGTGAGTCGGCGGGGATCAAGCGTTTTGTGAAGACGCTCGATGCCGTGCTGAACCGGACGAAGAAGTGTGTCGGCGTGACGGTGTGTCTGGAGGCGACCGCCGGGCAGGGCAGCTCGCTCGGCCATCGGCTCGAACACCTCGCGGAGATGCTCACGACCAGCAAGTTCCCCGAGCGGCTCGGCGTCTGCCTCGACACGGCCCACCTCTTCGCCGCCGGCTATGACTTCCGCGGCAAGAAGTTCCCCACGTTCTGGAAGCACCTCGGCGAGACCATCGGCCACGACGCGATCAAGGTCATGCACCTCAACGACTCCAAGAAAGCCCTCGGCAGCCGGGTCGACCGCCACGAGCACATCGGCCTCGGCGAGATCGGCGACGACGGGTTCACGCCATGGCTCAAGAAGCGGGCGTTGAAGAAGGTGCCGAAGATTCTCGAGACGGCGAAGGGGGAGACGGACGACAGAGAATCGTGGGACGCGGTGAACTTGCGGCGACTCAAATCACTCGCCTAA
- a CDS encoding CHRD domain-containing protein — MKFLVSTAAAAFLAAPTVSAVEIFEINLTPDQVVPFGDATSPVGSDALGSGTLTLDLDGPDGPTLAYDIDFTGISIDPADDSFVQGIHIHIGAPGTNGPHALNIFGLPRVDDADAVFTGTSLTGLWDDGDENDNGDGVRDPGDSIALTDALDDLRSGNLYLAIHTAEFPLPNTGELRGQIVPIPEPATLGLLAVGSLGLIRRRR; from the coding sequence ATGAAGTTCCTTGTATCCACCGCAGCGGCCGCTTTTTTGGCCGCTCCCACCGTATCCGCCGTCGAAATTTTCGAGATCAATCTCACCCCTGATCAGGTGGTTCCTTTCGGCGATGCCACTTCACCCGTCGGCTCCGACGCGCTCGGCTCCGGGACGCTCACCCTCGATCTGGACGGCCCCGACGGACCGACACTCGCCTACGACATCGACTTCACCGGGATCTCCATCGACCCCGCCGACGACAGCTTCGTCCAAGGCATTCACATCCACATCGGTGCCCCCGGCACCAACGGCCCCCACGCCCTGAACATCTTCGGCCTGCCCCGCGTCGACGACGCCGACGCCGTCTTCACCGGGACCTCCCTCACTGGTCTCTGGGACGACGGCGACGAGAACGACAACGGCGACGGCGTCCGCGACCCCGGCGACTCCATCGCCCTCACCGACGCACTCGACGACCTGCGGTCCGGCAACCTCTACCTCGCCATTCACACCGCCGAGTTCCCCCTGCCCAACACCGGCGAACTCCGCGGACAGATCGTGCCCATCCCCGAACCGGCCACGCTCGGCCTGCTCGCAGTCGGAAGCCTCGGCCTGATCCGCCGGCGACGGTAA
- a CDS encoding sigma-70 family RNA polymerase sigma factor: MQATLSASTPVTEATPLKIAGTQRKLRREYVASSPEEVDALFEKAVAEHGRRLLAIARSIVGFRASPEDVVQQAMLNLYKHRLRYDWESPGPLMKRAVINESLRLLRPPKMSMVQDDHPAPDKPKDAPDAAMMENETVEQVRAAIDKLPEHFRAALVLCEYEQMSYADIAKTLDASVPQIKTWLHRARRRLAGMLEPYMKAGRGELASD, translated from the coding sequence ATGCAAGCTACGTTGTCCGCAAGCACGCCTGTCACCGAAGCAACGCCGCTGAAGATCGCTGGTACGCAGCGCAAGCTGCGGCGGGAGTACGTCGCCTCGTCACCGGAAGAGGTGGACGCGTTGTTTGAAAAGGCCGTCGCCGAGCACGGCCGGCGGCTGTTGGCGATCGCCCGGTCGATCGTCGGCTTCCGCGCCAGTCCCGAGGACGTGGTCCAGCAGGCAATGTTGAACCTGTACAAGCATCGCCTTCGTTACGATTGGGAATCGCCGGGGCCGTTGATGAAGCGGGCGGTGATCAACGAGTCACTGCGGCTGCTGCGTCCGCCGAAGATGTCGATGGTCCAGGATGACCACCCGGCCCCGGACAAGCCCAAGGATGCGCCCGATGCGGCGATGATGGAAAACGAAACGGTCGAGCAAGTTCGGGCCGCGATTGATAAACTTCCTGAACACTTCCGTGCCGCACTCGTTCTTTGTGAATACGAGCAGATGAGTTACGCGGACATCGCCAAGACGCTGGACGCGTCGGTGCCGCAGATCAAGACGTGGCTCCACCGGGCGCGTCGCAGGTTGGCAGGGATGCTCGAGCCGTATATGAAAGCCGGTCGCGGTGAACTCGCGTCGGACTGA
- a CDS encoding PDZ domain-containing protein yields MASLIHVRRLRALLALLTLTFTSAAFAAISPLSELSREVEALVADALPMRATVAVDGSWLDAVLIDDHGHLLVPHVLEKRSYNVTFGGEQLSASYVKADELSAMTILKLAAVPAEAEVVRVARLRPRPAELSVILSPGGGAGRLVVWDGAPREKALAEGLVIVADEEAEVTTARIAGFLCDNEFRPLDLAQVVGLQLAAGRPVERVRLGVLVGVVTRESARDTDGLAERNTLKPRTELVVLRVLPDSPAERAGVKQGDNVLAFNDRPVTNLAEFAAILADTKETAMLSILRDGVPMDLKIDLRPSSGEKPDA; encoded by the coding sequence ATGGCATCCCTGATTCACGTTCGCCGGTTGCGTGCGCTGTTGGCGTTGCTGACGCTCACATTCACGTCGGCTGCGTTTGCGGCGATTTCGCCGTTGTCCGAACTGTCACGCGAGGTCGAAGCCCTTGTTGCCGACGCGCTACCGATGCGGGCGACGGTCGCCGTGGACGGAAGCTGGCTCGATGCGGTGCTCATCGACGATCACGGCCATCTGCTGGTGCCGCACGTTCTCGAGAAGCGTTCCTACAACGTCACGTTCGGCGGTGAGCAGTTGTCGGCGTCGTATGTGAAAGCCGATGAGCTGAGCGCGATGACGATCCTGAAACTCGCGGCCGTACCCGCGGAGGCCGAGGTGGTGCGCGTGGCCCGCCTGCGGCCCAGACCGGCCGAGTTGTCGGTGATTCTTTCGCCCGGCGGTGGGGCGGGTCGATTGGTGGTGTGGGACGGTGCGCCGCGTGAGAAGGCGCTGGCGGAAGGTCTGGTGATTGTCGCAGACGAAGAAGCGGAGGTAACGACCGCGCGTATTGCCGGCTTCTTGTGCGACAACGAGTTCCGGCCGCTGGACCTGGCGCAAGTCGTGGGTCTTCAACTCGCGGCCGGCCGGCCGGTGGAGCGTGTGCGGCTCGGCGTGCTCGTCGGTGTTGTGACCCGAGAATCGGCCCGAGACACCGATGGATTGGCCGAACGCAACACTCTCAAACCACGAACGGAGTTGGTCGTGCTCCGCGTCCTGCCCGACAGTCCCGCCGAGCGGGCCGGAGTGAAGCAGGGCGACAACGTGCTGGCGTTCAACGACCGGCCTGTCACGAACCTGGCCGAGTTTGCCGCAATCCTCGCCGACACCAAGGAGACCGCGATGCTCTCGATCCTGCGCGACGGTGTGCCCATGGACCTGAAGATTGATCTCCGCCCAAGCTCGGGTGAGAAGCCGGACGCTTGA
- a CDS encoding DNA-directed RNA polymerase subunit alpha C-terminal domain-containing protein, whose translation MTVASINERAAEEYFRRGLEAEEAGDFDKAVETYRRALNEDPDHEATSFRLAVLLDREGEDEEAIELYESLTAGGEVKVAALMNLAVLYEDHDRYEEAARCLRAVLESNPHHARAKLYLKDVESALSTTVQQEQRKLTTRDAVLDVPINDFELSVRSRNALKKMNVHTLGDLLKVSEQELMSFKNFGETSLSEIKSLLAGRGLRLGQALEEGPVVPSPVPAADRHAPADDIPEELSDRPIADMELSVRSRKALQRLNIQTIGELCSRTEEELLGCKNFGQTSLSEIKRILASLSLSLRRLDD comes from the coding sequence ATGACCGTCGCCTCGATTAATGAGCGTGCCGCCGAGGAGTATTTCCGACGCGGCCTTGAAGCCGAAGAAGCCGGTGACTTCGACAAAGCCGTCGAAACTTACCGCCGTGCCCTGAACGAAGACCCCGACCACGAAGCGACCAGCTTCCGGTTGGCCGTACTGCTCGATCGCGAAGGCGAAGACGAGGAGGCCATCGAGCTTTACGAGTCGCTGACCGCCGGCGGCGAGGTCAAAGTCGCGGCCCTGATGAACCTCGCGGTGCTCTACGAGGATCACGATCGTTACGAGGAAGCTGCCCGCTGCCTGCGTGCCGTGCTCGAGTCCAACCCGCACCACGCCCGGGCCAAGCTCTACCTCAAGGACGTCGAAAGCGCCCTGAGCACGACGGTCCAGCAGGAGCAGCGCAAGCTCACGACCCGCGATGCCGTGCTCGATGTGCCGATCAACGACTTCGAGCTCAGCGTCCGCAGCCGCAACGCGCTCAAGAAGATGAACGTCCATACGCTCGGCGACCTTCTCAAGGTCAGCGAACAGGAGCTGATGTCGTTCAAGAACTTCGGCGAGACGAGCCTCTCGGAAATCAAGTCGCTGCTCGCCGGGCGTGGTTTGCGACTCGGCCAAGCGCTCGAAGAGGGGCCGGTCGTGCCCAGTCCGGTACCCGCTGCCGATCGCCATGCGCCCGCCGACGACATCCCCGAGGAACTGTCCGACCGGCCGATCGCCGACATGGAACTCTCGGTCCGCAGCCGAAAGGCGCTGCAGCGGCTCAACATCCAGACCATCGGCGAACTGTGCAGCCGCACCGAGGAAGAACTGCTCGGGTGCAAGAACTTCGGCCAAACCTCGCTCTCGGAGATCAAGCGCATCCTCGCGAGTCTAAGCCTGAGTCTGCGTCGACTGGACGACTAA
- a CDS encoding SpoIID/LytB domain-containing protein, which yields MTKPFTTRVLTGFVAIVIFAITGCASDPEPSGDIPGPPTIRVLLERDADAATVSATGTVTAATSGQTAPLLIRGSQTVRQADNGWYIGGQYFPGAARLRLTPGTDALITVNGEQRPGGFDFVTKSAGVFDLVNVVDMEQYLIGVVAGEMFSSWQLDALKAQAVAARTYALFQTKTLDRGHWDVFGDTRDQAYVPIDKWTDNDRRAVAETAGVVLAFAPDGKPRRIFKAYYSSTSGGPSIGAVDAFGDSPVNRIDPINTPVQYGDLDNQSSRYRWTIETTRREFDAAVKRWAADRNHPAAGLGPIVNVQVDARNDLRRPTRYVLIDRSGNTATVGAEPMRNLLGRVGKSWGNWVEPTVSGERIVFAGRGFGHGVGMSQYAVEALAQRGETWDQILKFCYPKVELVRAYRGKP from the coding sequence TTGACGAAACCGTTCACGACCCGCGTTCTCACAGGCTTTGTCGCCATCGTGATCTTTGCCATCACCGGTTGTGCCAGCGACCCCGAGCCCAGCGGCGACATTCCCGGTCCGCCGACGATCCGCGTGTTGCTCGAACGGGATGCCGATGCCGCGACGGTGTCCGCGACCGGCACCGTCACCGCCGCGACATCGGGCCAAACCGCGCCGCTGCTCATCCGTGGGAGCCAGACCGTGCGCCAGGCGGATAACGGCTGGTACATCGGTGGCCAGTATTTCCCCGGTGCCGCGCGTCTTCGGCTCACGCCCGGCACCGACGCCCTGATCACCGTCAACGGCGAGCAAAGGCCCGGCGGCTTCGACTTCGTCACCAAGTCCGCCGGCGTGTTCGATCTGGTCAACGTCGTCGATATGGAGCAGTACCTCATCGGCGTCGTCGCCGGCGAGATGTTCAGTAGCTGGCAACTCGACGCGCTCAAGGCTCAAGCGGTGGCCGCGCGGACCTATGCGTTGTTCCAGACGAAGACGCTCGATCGTGGTCATTGGGACGTCTTCGGCGACACGCGCGATCAGGCGTATGTGCCGATCGACAAGTGGACCGACAACGACCGCCGTGCTGTCGCCGAGACGGCGGGCGTCGTGCTGGCGTTTGCACCCGATGGCAAGCCGCGCCGGATTTTCAAGGCGTATTACTCCTCGACCTCCGGCGGACCGTCGATCGGGGCCGTCGATGCGTTCGGCGATTCGCCCGTCAACCGGATCGACCCGATCAACACCCCCGTCCAATACGGAGACCTCGACAATCAAAGTTCGCGCTACCGCTGGACGATCGAGACGACCCGGCGCGAGTTTGACGCGGCCGTCAAGCGGTGGGCCGCCGATCGTAATCATCCCGCCGCCGGGCTTGGTCCGATCGTCAATGTTCAGGTCGACGCGCGCAACGACTTGCGTCGGCCGACTCGCTATGTCCTGATCGATCGATCGGGCAACACCGCAACGGTGGGGGCCGAGCCCATGCGGAACCTGCTTGGACGGGTTGGCAAATCGTGGGGCAACTGGGTCGAGCCGACGGTCAGCGGCGAGCGGATCGTGTTCGCGGGCCGAGGCTTCGGTCATGGCGTGGGCATGAGCCAGTACGCCGTCGAAGCCCTTGCCCAGCGTGGCGAAACGTGGGACCAGATTCTCAAGTTCTGTTATCCGAAGGTCGAATTGGTGCGTGCGTATCGCGGCAAACCCTAG
- a CDS encoding D-alanine--D-alanine ligase, whose translation MHVLVLAGGPSNEREVSLVSGRAIAEGLRAAGHDVTLGDVAPRNFDVLDDLFDVVFPALHGAFGEDGVLQAEFERRGIAFVGSGSVASALGFDKARTKAVWRAHGLPVPADGQNVPPPCVVKPNAGGSSLGITMCQSVEQRDTALAADPTAICEQLIVGPEWTVGILDDQPLPPIRIDTGDSWFDYESKYAEDGAPHCFELNAPAELVERVMAMSLEAHRLIGARHLSRVDLMLDESGEPYLLEINTMPGFTPRSLLPDAARYAGIEFPELVDRLVRMAVS comes from the coding sequence ATGCACGTCCTCGTCCTAGCCGGCGGTCCGTCCAACGAACGCGAGGTGTCGCTCGTGAGCGGTCGGGCGATCGCCGAGGGACTCCGCGCGGCCGGGCATGACGTGACGCTCGGCGACGTCGCGCCGCGGAACTTCGATGTCCTCGACGACCTGTTCGACGTGGTGTTCCCCGCGTTGCACGGGGCGTTCGGCGAGGACGGCGTGCTACAGGCGGAGTTCGAACGGCGTGGCATCGCGTTCGTCGGCAGCGGGTCGGTCGCGTCGGCGCTCGGCTTTGACAAAGCCCGGACGAAGGCCGTCTGGCGCGCTCACGGCCTGCCCGTTCCCGCCGACGGGCAGAACGTGCCGCCGCCGTGCGTGGTGAAGCCCAACGCCGGCGGCAGCAGCCTCGGCATCACGATGTGCCAGAGCGTCGAGCAACGCGATACCGCCCTTGCGGCCGACCCGACGGCCATCTGCGAACAACTGATCGTCGGCCCGGAGTGGACCGTCGGCATCCTCGACGACCAACCGCTGCCGCCCATCCGCATCGACACGGGTGACAGCTGGTTCGACTACGAGAGCAAGTACGCCGAGGACGGCGCGCCGCATTGCTTCGAGCTCAACGCCCCGGCGGAGCTTGTCGAGCGTGTGATGGCGATGTCGCTAGAGGCACATCGGTTGATCGGCGCGCGTCACCTGAGCCGGGTGGACCTGATGCTCGACGAATCGGGCGAGCCGTACCTCTTGGAGATCAACACGATGCCAGGGTTCACGCCGCGGAGCTTGCTACCGGACGCGGCAAGATACGCGGGGATCGAGTTTCCGGAGTTGGTCGATCGACTCGTGCGGATGGCAGTCTCGTAG
- the murB gene encoding UDP-N-acetylmuramate dehydrogenase, with amino-acid sequence MRLATPFSDLDYVTPDAPLAPLTWYRIGGPAQYLVQPRSVDELREAARRCSEENIPIYVLGLGANLLVSDDGVPGAVFRLDDPAFKTVKIDGSTLKLGAGYDMQKMVLRCCREGLAGVECMAGIYGTVGGGIRMNAGGRFGDIGNNIAKVTVMSAAGEVFERTADDLHFGYRSTNIVAPFILGAELELEKDDPVAVTDVTKEVWMYKRSTQPLNAKSSGCMFTNPGPLPDGRTTSAGKLIDEAGLKGMRVGNAEVSSKHANFILAHAPCTAKDVTDLVAVVREKVAEKFGVELQTEVKFWPT; translated from the coding sequence ATGCGTCTCGCCACTCCGTTTTCCGATCTCGATTACGTCACGCCCGACGCGCCGCTGGCGCCGTTGACGTGGTATCGGATCGGCGGGCCGGCGCAGTACCTCGTGCAGCCGCGGAGCGTTGACGAGCTCCGTGAAGCGGCCCGGCGTTGCAGCGAGGAGAACATTCCGATCTACGTGTTGGGCCTGGGGGCGAACCTGCTGGTCAGCGACGACGGCGTGCCGGGCGCGGTGTTTCGGCTCGACGATCCGGCGTTCAAGACCGTCAAAATCGACGGCTCGACGCTCAAACTCGGGGCCGGCTACGACATGCAGAAGATGGTGCTCCGCTGCTGCCGCGAGGGCTTGGCGGGCGTGGAGTGCATGGCCGGGATCTACGGCACCGTAGGCGGCGGCATCCGCATGAACGCCGGCGGACGCTTCGGCGACATCGGCAACAACATCGCCAAGGTCACCGTCATGTCCGCGGCCGGCGAGGTCTTCGAGCGCACCGCCGACGACCTGCACTTCGGCTACCGCAGCACGAACATCGTCGCACCCTTCATCCTCGGTGCCGAACTGGAACTGGAGAAGGACGACCCGGTCGCGGTGACGGACGTGACCAAGGAAGTCTGGATGTACAAGCGCAGCACGCAGCCGCTGAATGCCAAGAGCAGCGGTTGCATGTTCACCAACCCCGGCCCGCTGCCCGACGGCCGCACGACCTCGGCCGGCAAGCTCATCGACGAGGCCGGGCTCAAGGGCATGCGCGTCGGCAACGCCGAGGTTTCCAGCAAGCACGCCAACTTCATCCTCGCCCACGCCCCCTGCACCGCGAAGGACGTCACCGACCTGGTCGCGGTCGTCCGCGAGAAGGTGGCCGAGAAGTTTGGCGTCGAGTTGCAGACGGAAGTGAAGTTCTGGCCGACGTAA
- the murC gene encoding UDP-N-acetylmuramate--L-alanine ligase, with the protein MPATTTRQPVVYRSIDAPAPRSKFTGKRVHFAGIGGCGMAGLAQILLDCGAIVSGTDPSLNPRTFALAAAGATVSRDQDGTLINGQTDLVVRTAAVKDDNAEIATAERLDKPHTKYAELLGEVMAERFGVGVAGTHGKTTTTGMLAHALLAGGVDPSFVVGATVPQLGGGSRSGHGAHFVAEACEYDRSFLHLRPAVAVITNVEADHLDCYGNLDNIKTAFRAFADLTPDDGGHVIANADDAHSRDALGGRTVTWVGEADDADWSWVNATVDAGCWKADILQGGEIACGLRLSVPGKHNLYNAVMAISAAVACGMEPRVAAEHVGTFRGADRRMTHLGRFNEADVVDDYGHHPTEIAVTLDALRQRYRPRRLICVFQPHQHSRTRQLLADFARCFGDSDEVVLPDVYSVRDDPEDKFVGSALLAEEIRKTGQPARHIGGFDDCDAYLRETLQPGDLCVTMGAGDVHVVGETLVNDE; encoded by the coding sequence TTGCCTGCCACCACGACCCGCCAGCCCGTTGTTTATCGGTCCATCGACGCCCCGGCGCCGCGTAGCAAGTTCACGGGCAAGCGCGTTCACTTCGCCGGCATCGGCGGCTGCGGCATGGCCGGGCTGGCCCAGATCCTGCTCGACTGTGGCGCGATCGTCTCCGGCACCGATCCGTCGCTCAACCCGCGCACCTTCGCCCTCGCCGCTGCCGGGGCGACTGTCAGCCGTGACCAAGACGGCACACTCATCAACGGGCAGACAGACCTGGTCGTCCGCACCGCCGCGGTGAAGGATGACAACGCCGAGATCGCCACGGCGGAGCGTCTCGACAAGCCGCACACGAAGTACGCCGAGTTGCTCGGCGAAGTCATGGCCGAGCGGTTCGGCGTCGGCGTCGCGGGGACCCACGGCAAGACCACCACCACCGGCATGCTCGCCCACGCCCTGCTCGCCGGCGGGGTCGATCCGTCGTTCGTCGTCGGTGCGACGGTGCCGCAACTCGGCGGCGGCTCGCGGTCCGGGCATGGCGCCCACTTCGTCGCCGAGGCGTGTGAGTACGACCGATCGTTCCTGCACCTGCGGCCGGCCGTCGCGGTCATCACCAACGTCGAAGCCGACCACCTCGACTGCTACGGGAACCTCGACAACATCAAGACCGCGTTCCGCGCGTTCGCCGACCTGACACCGGACGACGGCGGACACGTCATCGCCAACGCCGACGATGCCCACAGCCGCGACGCGCTTGGCGGTCGGACGGTGACATGGGTCGGTGAAGCGGACGACGCCGACTGGTCGTGGGTCAACGCGACCGTCGACGCCGGCTGTTGGAAGGCGGACATTCTCCAAGGCGGCGAGATCGCCTGCGGCCTGCGGCTCTCGGTGCCGGGCAAGCACAACCTGTACAACGCGGTGATGGCGATCTCGGCGGCGGTGGCTTGCGGGATGGAGCCACGGGTCGCCGCCGAGCACGTGGGCACCTTCCGCGGGGCCGACCGACGCATGACGCACCTCGGGCGTTTCAATGAAGCCGACGTCGTCGACGACTACGGCCACCACCCCACCGAGATCGCCGTCACGCTCGATGCCCTGCGCCAACGCTACCGTCCACGCCGACTGATCTGCGTCTTCCAGCCGCACCAGCACAGCCGGACCCGCCAACTGCTGGCCGACTTCGCCCGTTGCTTCGGCGACTCCGACGAGGTCGTGCTGCCCGACGTGTACAGCGTCCGCGACGACCCGGAGGACAAGTTCGTCGGCAGCGCCCTGCTCGCCGAGGAGATCCGCAAGACCGGCCAGCCCGCCCGTCACATCGGCGGCTTCGACGACTGCGACGCCTACCTCCGCGAAACGCTCCAGCCCGGCGACCTGTGCGTCACCATGGGCGCGGGGGATGTGCATGTGGTCGGGGAAACTCTGGTCAATGACGAATAA
- a CDS encoding MFS transporter, with translation MSVPPKPPPKPPPKPSPYAAFAIPAYRDYLAGTTLVSIGTAGQGLAIGFELYQRTGSAMSLAWVGLLQALPMLLLTLPAGVLADRIDRRLIMLFGLGGATLTSIGLGLLSYFEGPIGWMYFILFMDAVFLRTAWPARTALLPMIVPRETFENAVKWRSSSGQLSALLGPALGGFVLAWSVPATYFIAAGSSLLFIVLLLRLRVDTKPPPSTTPKGMAGVFGDLVEGLSFVWRRKILLGTISLDFFAVLLGGTVYLLPIFAEDILGVGEIGLGLLWSAPAAGALCTALTLAYLPPMRRAGVTMLVCIVGFGLATVAFGLSTNFWLSLAMLFLTGVFDNVSVVVRHTLIQLATPDAMRGRVSAVSAVFIGSSNELGGFESGAVAALFTPVISVVSGGVGTIVVVAIWAELFPDIRKLRGLADEHSA, from the coding sequence GTGAGCGTTCCGCCCAAGCCCCCGCCAAAGCCCCCGCCAAAGCCATCGCCCTACGCCGCCTTCGCCATCCCAGCATATCGCGATTACCTGGCCGGCACGACGTTGGTGAGCATCGGCACTGCGGGTCAGGGTCTGGCCATCGGCTTCGAACTCTACCAACGCACTGGCAGTGCCATGAGCCTGGCGTGGGTCGGACTGTTGCAGGCGCTGCCGATGCTGCTGCTGACGCTCCCGGCGGGAGTGTTGGCGGATCGGATCGACCGACGGCTGATCATGCTCTTCGGTCTGGGCGGCGCGACGCTCACGTCGATCGGACTTGGGCTGCTCTCGTACTTCGAGGGGCCGATCGGGTGGATGTACTTCATCCTGTTCATGGACGCGGTATTTCTGCGGACGGCGTGGCCGGCGCGCACGGCGCTGCTGCCAATGATCGTGCCGAGGGAAACATTCGAGAACGCGGTGAAGTGGCGCAGCAGCAGCGGGCAGCTATCGGCACTGCTCGGGCCTGCGCTGGGCGGGTTCGTTCTGGCGTGGAGCGTGCCGGCGACGTACTTCATCGCGGCCGGGTCGAGCCTGCTGTTCATCGTGCTGCTGTTGCGTCTGCGCGTGGACACAAAGCCGCCGCCCAGCACGACGCCCAAGGGGATGGCCGGCGTGTTTGGTGATTTGGTGGAGGGATTGTCGTTCGTCTGGCGGCGGAAGATTCTGCTGGGGACGATCTCGCTGGACTTCTTCGCGGTGCTGCTTGGCGGGACGGTGTATCTGCTGCCCATCTTCGCGGAGGACATTCTCGGTGTTGGTGAGATCGGGCTCGGCCTGCTCTGGTCGGCCCCGGCAGCCGGGGCCCTCTGCACCGCGCTCACGCTGGCATATCTGCCGCCCATGCGCCGGGCCGGGGTGACGATGCTCGTCTGCATCGTCGGCTTCGGACTGGCCACGGTCGCCTTCGGCCTTTCGACCAACTTTTGGCTATCGCTGGCGATGCTCTTCCTCACCGGTGTGTTCGACAACGTCAGCGTCGTGGTCCGCCACACGCTCATCCAATTGGCCACGCCCGATGCGATGCGCGGTCGGGTCTCGGCGGTCAGCGCGGTGTTCATCGGCTCGTCCAATGAACTGGGCGGCTTCGAGAGCGGCGCCGTCGCCGCCTTGTTCACCCCCGTCATCAGCGTCGTCAGCGGCGGCGTGGGCACGATCGTCGTCGTCGCGATCTGGGCCGAGTTGTTCCCGGACATCCGCAAGCTCCGCGGGCTCGCGGATGAACATTCCGCGTAG
- a CDS encoding translation initiation factor encodes MGLFDGTALERPVTCERCGKVMADCPCPRDAAGEVKTPKDQQARVLREKRRGKWTTVVTGLDPVATDLPGLLKTFKTQLGTGGTTRPDGFELQGDVRDKLVETLKAAGYPAKPAGG; translated from the coding sequence ATGGGACTCTTCGATGGCACCGCACTGGAACGCCCGGTCACCTGCGAACGCTGCGGCAAGGTGATGGCCGACTGCCCGTGCCCCCGCGACGCTGCCGGCGAGGTGAAGACGCCCAAGGATCAACAAGCCCGCGTCCTGCGTGAGAAACGTCGCGGCAAGTGGACCACCGTCGTCACCGGTCTCGACCCCGTCGCGACCGACCTGCCCGGCCTGCTCAAGACCTTCAAGACCCAACTCGGCACCGGCGGCACGACCAGACCCGACGGCTTCGAACTCCAAGGCGACGTCCGCGACAAGCTCGTCGAAACTCTCAAAGCGGCCGGCTATCCGGCGAAACCGGCGGGGGGTTAG